In Corvus moneduloides isolate bCorMon1 chromosome 3, bCorMon1.pri, whole genome shotgun sequence, one DNA window encodes the following:
- the TMEM17 gene encoding transmembrane protein 17 yields the protein MARPEGPPTLPEPLRRRLVSFSSSVFSDSRHSALGDVPRAPPGFPGYRADCEILSSLPLQMSLYFNVYFFPFWWLITVAILYLKYPVLSDYYKFILVTIMILVSLTELIRLYLGYVGNLLEKVPELAGFWLLTLLPQLPIILFLLFNEGLKIHSLERAVHIIFATFLSFQVVAAFFTLRRMVNTLAARFRRTEFHRLEEQRPGPSAAGPAGGSSSRGW from the exons ATGGCGCGGCCCGAGGGACCCCCGACGCTGCCCGAGCCCCTGCGGCGGCGGCTCGTCTCCTTCAGCAGCTCCGTGTTCAGCGACAGCCGCCACTCCGCGCTCGGCGACgtgccccgcgccccgccggggTTCCCGGGCTACCGCGCAG ATTGTGAAATCCTTTCCAGTTTGCCACTGCAGATGTCCCTCTATTTCAACGTTTATTTCTTCCCGTTTTGGTGGCTCATCACAGTTGCCATCCTCTACCTGAAG TATCCAGTCTTATCAGATTATTACAAGTTCATCCTGGTCACCATCATGATCCTGGTCTCTCTGACAGAGCTCATTCGACTCTACCTGGGATACGTGGGCAATCTCCTGGAGAAA GTGCCTGAGCTGGCTGGGTTTTGGCTCCTGACTCTCCTCCCGCAGTTGCCTATAATTCTCTTCTTGCTGTTCAATGAAGGCCTGAAAATCCACTCTCTGGAGCGAGCCGTCCACATCATCTTTgccaccttcctctccttccaagTGGTCGCGGCCTTTTTCACGCTGAGAAGGATGGTGAACACGCTGGCCGCTCGCTTCCGCCGCACCGAGTTCCACCGCCTGGAGGAGCAGCGCCCCGGGCCCAGCGCTGCCGGCCCGGCCggagggagcagctcccggGGCTGGTAG